The sequence CCGCTCCAGAAGGGGAGAGAGGTCTGCGCTTTCGGGATTGTTGAATGGTTCTGCGGCATCGTTGATGCGGTCGGTGACGCTCTTTTTCTTTTTGGGGGGAGATTCCTCTTTCGCCTCGCGGTTCACCCAGCCGCCCGTGCCGATCAGCGGCACAAACTGAACCCGTCCAAGGTCCCGCTCGCTGAATTGCCCGTTGTTGCGTGTAGTGAGAACCAACCGCTGCGTCCGTATCTGGGAACCAACCGGGATCACCATGCGGCCGCCCGGGGCCAGCTGCTCCTTCAGATCCTCCGGTATCCGGGGGCCTCCAGCCGCCACATTGATGGCGTCAAACGGAGCGTGCTCGGGCCAGCCTTCCGTACCGTCACCGTGCAGAATATAAATGTTATCGTAGCCAAGCCTTTCAAACCGTTTGCTTGCGGACTCTGCAAGCGATTTGTGCCGTTCAATGGTATACACCTCTTTTCCCAGTTCACTCATCACCGCAGCCGCATATCCGGATCCGGTACCCACATCCAGCACCTTCTCATCTTCGCGGATATCCAGAATCTCCGCCGCCAGGGCCACGATGTAGGGCTGCGAGATGGTTTGCTCTTCATCGATCGGCAACGGCGCGTCCCGGTAGGCGTACTCAACCAGATCCTTTGAGATAAACTCCTCTCTCGGGACCTCCATCATCGCATCAAGTACCCGCTGATTGGTTATCCCTCTTGCTTTCAGCTGTTTTTCCAGCATCTCCTGTTTTTGATCCAGTAAGTCAACCATCTCTTTATCCCTTTTATTCCGTATTAAGCTGCTCTTATTCTATCAACAAAAGAGGAGGGAGGTTCGTTTAATGATTCCCGTTTGTTGATTCCTCTCCGTGTTCGTAACCAGTTGGCGCCAAATAACATCGGTTCAGAAAAGCCGGATGTTTGATTCTCTTGTTTTCTTAACCGGGGGAAGAGGGATTAGCATTGATTTTACTCAAATTGCATGAGTTTCCCGGGGGGATCCTTTCGGGGAAAGGGGGACAATTCTGAGCAAACTACTGTCTCGAAATAGTGTTCATTTCACCAAATCCCGGGGCGCTGAAGAATGCGGATTCGGCCTGTGCAAGGAGGGAAGAGGCGAGACTGACGTGGTTGATGTGGACGTGATCTATGTATGTGGGATTGTCCTTGTTCTCTCTTTTGCTCCAGAAATGCTCAATCTCATCGGCCAGGTAGAGACGGTCGTCAAGTTTGCCGGATTCCAGCCCGTTGTCTTCAAGAATATCGCGCCGGCTGTCTGCAACCCGTAAACCCAGCGACAGTCCGCACTCCCGGAATGCCAGGCGGTATGCCGGGGAGGATGAATGGTCTGCCTGAACGGCATAGCTTTTCAGCCCCTTGAGTGCGTCATCAAAAAGGGTTTGAGGCGATACGGATGCCGGCAGGTCCACATCTGCTGCGAGCTGCGCAGACCGAACCGTATTCAGCAAGAGTCCGCCAAGGCCGAGAGGGTCGGATGTCTGCCAGTTTTTTCCTTCACAGAGCGCCTCCAGCTGCAGCAAATACTCGCTGAAATCAAACGCATCACCCGTCAACCGACGGCAGGTGAGAGCCGTCAGATACCCGTCAAGCCGATCGTGTGCGCCCATCGACAGCACCTGGGGGTAGGAGAGGTCCACGCTCATCTTCCAGAAGAGATGCAGGTGTTCGTTCGTACTCCTCAGAAAATGTTTCCCCGCGAGGCTTAATTCGGCGGCGTTTTCAACAAGTTTATCCCGGTCGTTCTCCAGATATTGAGCGGCATGCAGCAGGGCGCTGATCCAGCGCGTGTGGTAGTGATAATACTGGCCGTCCCGGCTCCACTCCCGTTGTGAATCACGCGGCTCGGTCTTTTTCCGTTCGGGCTGCTTCTTGCCGATTCGGAGTCCGCCCGCGGTCGGGTGCTTTCGTCCTTCCTCCTCACCCAATCCGCTGATCCAGCCGGTCCGCGAATCGGCGGGGGCAAAGCGTCCCAGGGTGTAGTGTACCTTCTCTATCAGGTGTCTCGCCAGATCTTTGTACGTATCGTCGCCGGTATGAGAGGAGAGGGCCAGAAAATTCTGTACGGCAAAGGCGTCCGTCCACAGATATCGGTTCTGCTTCTCCTCACCGCCCTTCGTCAGACCGGTTCCCTCTGCGAATTCGTCCATGAGTGTTTTTGCCGCTGCTACAGAATCGGCTTCCGGGGTTTCCATATCAGAATTTTTTATGTTGTTCCTCCATCATATCAAACAATTCTTTCCCCAATGTTGTTTCATGACGGGAATGAGCAGCTGATACCGAATCCATGGATCGGCAGAGAGTTGTACATTGACGCAACGGTTCTCTGTATGGTACCTGCAGAACGGCTCAATACGCTGAATCAGACAGAAATTAGTTTATATGGAAATCAACATTGCCGCTTGCCAGATTGAGGTAAAACCGGGACATCCGGATCAAAATTTCGAAAAAATCAGATCGCGCGTTTCGGAGGCGAAAAAGAATGGTGATGATATCGTCATTTTTCCGGAGATGGCCGTGCCGGGGTATATCATCGGTGATGAGTGGGAAAACAGCGCATTTATTAACGACTGCATGAGCTACAATAAACGCATTGCAGAGCTTTCAGAAGGCCTTGTCATTGTGTGGGGCAGCGTGGATGCAGACAAGCAGAAAGTGGGGGAGGATGGGCGGATCCGTAAGTTCAATACGGCTTTTACGGCTCAGAACGGAAAGATCATCTCACGGGTCTGTAAAACGCTTCACCCCGACTACCGAGAATTTGACGATGACCGTCACTTCTATTCATCGCGCAAATTGGCACAGGATCGTGGGATGTCGGTCCGTGACTACATACAGCCGCTGACCGTTGATATAAACGGTGAAGAGAGAAAGATCGGGGTCAGCCTCTGCGAAGATATGTGGAGCGATGACTATTCCATTCACCCGATTGAGATTCTGCTCGATAACGGCGCGGAATTCATCATCAATATTTCGTGCTCACCATGGACATGGCGGAAAAATGACAAGCGGCACCGTGTGGTGCGCCAGCGTTTGCAGGCGCAAAAAGCCCCGTTTGTCTATGTGAACAATACGGGAGTTCAGAACAACGGGAAAAACATCTTTCTCTTCGACGGCGGAACCACCATCTATAACCGTGACGGCTCCCTGCGGGATATGTGCCGCGAGTACCGTGATGACGTTATAAGAACCACGCTTTTCAGCAGCCGGACTGATGTGATCAAAAGGCCGGTACTCTCTCACGAACGGGATCAGGAAGAGCTGTTAAGCGGGCTTATCTATGGGTTGAGGAAATTTTTTGAACTGATAAGAGCCTCAAAAGCAGTAATCGGCATGAGCGGCGGAGTGGACTCATCGCTGAGCTCCTACCTGGTGAGCAAAGCACTGGGTGCGGAAAATGTGTACGGGGTGAATATGCCGTCTGAATTCAATTCGGACATCACAAAAAGCCTTGCCCGCCGGATGGCAGAAACCCTCCGTTTGAATTATGCCATTGTTCCCATTCAGGATGTTTATGAGTACTCCGTGGAGCAGCTCGAACAGACTGAATTTACCCGTCTGGATGCGTCGGGAGTGAAAAAGATGCTTGAGTTAAGCAGCGTGGATAAAGAAAATATACAGTCGCGCGATCGCGGCAGCAGGATATTGGCCGGTATTGCTTCGGCACTGGATGCGGTGTTTATCAACAACGGCAACAAGAGTGAAGTGGCAACGGGTTACACCACGCTCTATGGCGATGTGAACGGAGCCGTGGCACCGATCGCCGATCTATACAAGACACAGGTGTACGACCTCTGCACATATATAAATTCTGTGGAAAAGAAACAGATATTTCCCGACGAGCTTTTCGACATTCCCGCTTCAGCTGAACTCAGCGCTGAACAGGATATTGAGAAGGGCGAAGGCGATCCCTTTGCGTACGAGTACCACGACAAGCTGCTTCGTGCCTTCATCGAGTGGAGGCTCGATCCCGAGGATATTCTTAAGGGATACACGGATGGGAGTTTGTCGGATACTCTTGGTATGGATCGGAATTTTCTTTCAGAATACTTTGCGAGCGATTCGCTGTTTGTGGAGGATCTGGAGAGAATCTGGAGGCTGTACAAGATAAATTATTTTAAACGCATACAGGCACCGCCGATCATTGCGGTGAGCAAGCGCGCATTTGGCTTCGACCTCCGCGAGTCGCAGTTAGGCGTGTACTATACCCAGAACTACAAAGAGATGAAGAGAAAACTGCTGGGCGGTGACTGAGTGACTTGTGTAGGCTGCCCCGAAAGAGAGTACCGCCTTCAAGCAGGGAGGGGCGAACCATAGTGAAATCTACGCTTATGCCCGCAGGGTAAGGGGGAGTTTTTTGGTTCATTAGCCTTAAGGAACCATCCCCTCCCATTGGGATGCCTATGGGGAATTCCCCACCTTGGGAAGGAGGGGACTTATTTCGTCGTCAATTCATCGATTTTATATCGACTTCACGACACGTTAATTAAAAAAAGCCATTCAACCCGGTGAGGGTGAATGGCTCCGGAAAGATATAGATCGTGCTGTTGAATTATGCCAGGCTCTGTGCCTGTTCCGGCCACAATTCACGCAGCTCTTCAGGCAGAACCTTGAGGATATCCTCAATTTCCCCTTCAGAGATATGATTGTTGAGTACCCTGAAAACAGTCTGAACGGCGTGCATACTGTTTATTTCAGGTGCTTTGTCTGAAAGATACTCATCGATATGCTCAAGAAATTCTTCCTGAGACCTGTCTTTACGCGGCGTTGCAGCCGGTTTCCAACCCTCGTAGTAAAAGCCGCTCAGCAAAACCGGCAGTTGCGCACCTATGTGCGCTGCTGTTTCAACCTGCAACCGGTCGCGAAGTGCATGGAGGGTGCCCCGGAGTGCTTTAAACGCCTTTTCCCGGTCGTGAAAATTGCCTTCCACGCTTACTTCATCAATTAGTATCATTGTTTTTTGAACTGTTTTGTCAATTACTGGAAATGCTGCCATGACTGTACCTCTTTTGATTTTTTTAAGCTTTTCAATTCTGTGATTCAGTCTGAATATGAATCGTCTCCGATCGTACCTTTAAAACAGAAATGAACAGAATAAAATTTCGATAAAACCTTTGAAATCCTGCTCTGCCATTGATTTCCGGCAGATTTCAGGCCAAAGCAAAGCGCTATTCGTCCATTCCCCCTCGGCTCAATCCTGACAGGACGGGCAAAAGTAGCCTGACCTCCCCGCTGCGGCTATTTTCTCAATGGTTCCGCCGCATGCGGGACACGCTTCATTTTCCTCCCTGTGTTCCAGCAGAAAATTGTCCGGCATCGGCCGTCCCTGATCCAGGCACTCCACTCTCGTTTCGATAACCGACCGCATTGTTCTATAGATCTTCTGAAGGTCGTCTTCACTCAGATCGCTTACTTTTCTTTTGGGATGAATGCGCGACTGGAACAGAATTTCATCCGACTGCTCATTGCCGATTCCGGCCATCAAATGCTGATCCATGAGTGATGATTTGATCATGCCTCTGCGGTTCTCCATCAGCTTGCGAAAGGTTTCAAAGCTGAACCCCTCAGAAGAGATATCGGGACCCAGCTCTTTGTCTTCAATAAATGCCTCTTTGGCTTCAGTTAACTCCAGCCTGCCAAACATGCGCATACAGTTAAACGCCAGCTTATAACCGTTATCAAAATGGAAAACCGCCCGGGGATAATCGGGTTTATGGCCTTCATTTTTGAAGTAGACGGGGCTTCCCGTCATTCCGAAGTGCATCACCAGGTAGTGCGCGCCCGTAGAGTGCAAAAACAGGTATTTGCCGTAATTGGAGCAGGATGCAAATGCATGTCCGGACAGGTGTTTTTTGAACTGCTGCTCACTGTCATTGGCCAGAATCTGGTCGTTGAGTACCTCAATATCCGCAATAGTCTGATTCAGGGCGGTGGATTCGATGTAGTGCTTAAAATGTATTACTTCGGGCAGTTCCGGCATATCCATTTGGGCTGAGAAGGTTAATCATGCTGTGATTTACGGCACACTCAGAAAGTTGTCATTCTATGTACTAAATATTAAACGAAACAGGCCTGTTTTTTTGTTCCATTAATAAGCGTTCAAACAATTTAAATCATTATGCCCGTCCACAATAGTGACATTTCCGATATGTTAAGAAAAGCGGCAGATCTGCTTGAAATTGAGGGCGCTGATGAGTTTCGGGTACGATCGTATCGGCAGGCCGCACGGTCGATTGATAACCTGACGGAAAATCTGACCGATAAAGTGTCAGACGGGGAAGATCTCACCGGCATTCCGGATGTGGGTGAAAGCATTGCGGAGAAGATTGAGGAGATTGTGAAAACCGGCTCACTGAAGCAGCTCGAAGAGATCAAAAAGAGGGTGCCTGAAGAGCTTGCTGATCTGCTGAACCTGGAAGGCATTGGCCCCAAGCGCGCCAAAGAGATATATGATGAACTGGATGTTGACAGCATTACTGACCTCCGTGAGGCCGTAGAAAAACATAAGGTCCGGGAGATCGAGGGCTTCGGCAAAAAAACCGAGGAAAAAATCGGGAGAGAACTTGAGCGGCAGAGCAATCAGGAATCGCGGACACTTCTGTCGCGTGCGGAAGAAATCGCTGAACCGCTGCTTGAATATCTTAACGAGTGCAAGGAGGCAGACAGGATTGTGATTGCGGGGAGTTACCGGCGGCGTAAAGAGACTGTGGGTGATCTGGATATTCTGGCTACCGGTGAGGATGAGGAAGCCATTGCAAATCATTTTGTGAGTTACGAAGACGTGGATGAAGTGATTAAAAAGGGGGAAAAACGCACCTCTATTCGCCTGAAATCCGGTCTGCAGGTGGATATGGCCGTTCTTTCCAAAGAATCGTTCGGGGCGGCACTGATCTACTTTACCGGTTCCAAGGAGCATGGAATCCATCTGCGCGAACGGGCTCTCGCCCGCGATCTGAAAGTGAACGAGTACGGCATCTTCAGGGAAGGCGAAGACGAACCCATTGCAGGTGAAACGGAAGAAGAGATGTATGAAGCTCTCGATTTGGCCTGGGTGCCGCCCGAAATGAGGGAGAACCGCGGGGAGATTGAACTGGCGGAGAAGGATAATCTTCCCGATCTCATCACCCTTGACGACATCAAAGGGGATATCCACATGCATACAACCTATACCGACGGAGGAGCCTCCATAAGGGAGATGGCTGAGGCAGCCCGGGACCTGGGTTATCAATACATCGCGATAACCGACCATTCAAAGCGCGTAAATGTAGCCGGCGGGCTTGATGCAGACGAGCTGGCTGAGCAGCTGAAGGAAATTGACGAATTGAACGATGAAACAGACGGGATCCGGATTCTGAAGGGTGCCGAAGTGGATATTCTGGAAGACGGATCGCTGGACCTTCCGGATGATATTCTGAGCCGGCTTGACCTGCGTATCTGTTCGGTGCACTACCACATGGATATGGATAGCGATAAACAGACCGAGCGAATCCTGAAGGCAATGGACAATCCCTGGTTTGACATCCTGGCACATCCAACCGGCCGTCTGCTGCAGAAGCGTGAGGCGATGGAGCTGGACCTGGAAGCCATCATGGATAAAGCGGCGGAGAAAAAGATCCTGATGGAAATCAACGCCAATCCTGAACGGCTGGACCTCAATGACCGCAACTGTAAAATGGCCATGGAAAGGGGATTGATGATTTCC comes from Rhodohalobacter mucosus and encodes:
- the polX gene encoding DNA polymerase/3'-5' exonuclease PolX, with translation MPVHNSDISDMLRKAADLLEIEGADEFRVRSYRQAARSIDNLTENLTDKVSDGEDLTGIPDVGESIAEKIEEIVKTGSLKQLEEIKKRVPEELADLLNLEGIGPKRAKEIYDELDVDSITDLREAVEKHKVREIEGFGKKTEEKIGRELERQSNQESRTLLSRAEEIAEPLLEYLNECKEADRIVIAGSYRRRKETVGDLDILATGEDEEAIANHFVSYEDVDEVIKKGEKRTSIRLKSGLQVDMAVLSKESFGAALIYFTGSKEHGIHLRERALARDLKVNEYGIFREGEDEPIAGETEEEMYEALDLAWVPPEMRENRGEIELAEKDNLPDLITLDDIKGDIHMHTTYTDGGASIREMAEAARDLGYQYIAITDHSKRVNVAGGLDADELAEQLKEIDELNDETDGIRILKGAEVDILEDGSLDLPDDILSRLDLRICSVHYHMDMDSDKQTERILKAMDNPWFDILAHPTGRLLQKREAMELDLEAIMDKAAEKKILMEINANPERLDLNDRNCKMAMERGLMISVATDAHSIGDLKNMKYGVYQARRGWLEPKNVVNTLGVDELLEHFGKNG
- a CDS encoding DUF2267 domain-containing protein, whose protein sequence is MAAFPVIDKTVQKTMILIDEVSVEGNFHDREKAFKALRGTLHALRDRLQVETAAHIGAQLPVLLSGFYYEGWKPAATPRKDRSQEEFLEHIDEYLSDKAPEINSMHAVQTVFRVLNNHISEGEIEDILKVLPEELRELWPEQAQSLA
- a CDS encoding Fpg/Nei family DNA glycosylase: MDMPELPEVIHFKHYIESTALNQTIADIEVLNDQILANDSEQQFKKHLSGHAFASCSNYGKYLFLHSTGAHYLVMHFGMTGSPVYFKNEGHKPDYPRAVFHFDNGYKLAFNCMRMFGRLELTEAKEAFIEDKELGPDISSEGFSFETFRKLMENRRGMIKSSLMDQHLMAGIGNEQSDEILFQSRIHPKRKVSDLSEDDLQKIYRTMRSVIETRVECLDQGRPMPDNFLLEHREENEACPACGGTIEKIAAAGRSGYFCPSCQD
- the nadE gene encoding NAD(+) synthase, with the protein product MEINIAACQIEVKPGHPDQNFEKIRSRVSEAKKNGDDIVIFPEMAVPGYIIGDEWENSAFINDCMSYNKRIAELSEGLVIVWGSVDADKQKVGEDGRIRKFNTAFTAQNGKIISRVCKTLHPDYREFDDDRHFYSSRKLAQDRGMSVRDYIQPLTVDINGEERKIGVSLCEDMWSDDYSIHPIEILLDNGAEFIINISCSPWTWRKNDKRHRVVRQRLQAQKAPFVYVNNTGVQNNGKNIFLFDGGTTIYNRDGSLRDMCREYRDDVIRTTLFSSRTDVIKRPVLSHERDQEELLSGLIYGLRKFFELIRASKAVIGMSGGVDSSLSSYLVSKALGAENVYGVNMPSEFNSDITKSLARRMAETLRLNYAIVPIQDVYEYSVEQLEQTEFTRLDASGVKKMLELSSVDKENIQSRDRGSRILAGIASALDAVFINNGNKSEVATGYTTLYGDVNGAVAPIADLYKTQVYDLCTYINSVEKKQIFPDELFDIPASAELSAEQDIEKGEGDPFAYEYHDKLLRAFIEWRLDPEDILKGYTDGSLSDTLGMDRNFLSEYFASDSLFVEDLERIWRLYKINYFKRIQAPPIIAVSKRAFGFDLRESQLGVYYTQNYKEMKRKLLGGD